One genomic region from Alosa alosa isolate M-15738 ecotype Scorff River chromosome 12, AALO_Geno_1.1, whole genome shotgun sequence encodes:
- the xpo7 gene encoding exportin-7 isoform X1 has protein sequence MADHVQSLAQLEILCKQLYETTDTTTRLQAEKALVEFTNSPDCLNKCQLLLERGSSSYSQLLAATCLSKLVSRTSNPLPLEQRIDIRNYVLNYLASRPKLAAFVTQALIQLYARITKLGWFDCQKEDYVFRNVIVDVTRFLQDSVEHCIIGVTILSQLTNEINQADTTHPLTKHRKIASSFRDSSLFDIFTLSCNLLKQASGKNLNLNDESQHGLLMQLLKLAHNCLNFDFIGTSTDESSDDLCTVQIPTSWRSAFLDSSTLQLFFDLYHSIPPSLSPLVLSCLVQIASVRRSLFNNAERAKFLSHLVDGVKRILENPQSLSDPNNYHEFCRLLARLKSNYQLGELVKVENYPEVIRLIANFTVTSLQHWEFAPNSVHYLLSLWQRLAASVPYVKATEPHMLETYTPEVTKAYITSRLESVHIILRDGLEDPLDDAGLVQQQLDQLSTIGRCEYEKTCALLVQLFDQSAQSYQELLQSTNSSTMDIAVQEGRLTWLVYIIGAVIGGRVSFASTDEQDAMDGELVCRVLQLMNLTDSRLAQAGNEKLELAMLSFFEQFRKIYIGDQVQKSSKLYRRLSEVLGLNDETMVLSVFIGKIITNLKYWGQCEPITSKTLQLLNDLSIGYSSVRKLVKLSAVQFMLNNHTSEHFSFLGVNNQSNLSDMRCRTTFYTALGRLLMVDLVCMVVSAVGEDEDQFEQFMLPLTAAFEAVAAMFSTNTFNEQEAKRTLVGLVRDLRGIAFAFNAKTCFMMLFDWIYPSYMPILQRAIELWYHVPACTTPVLKLMAELVHNRSQRLQFDVSSPNGILLFRETSKMITTYGNRILTLGEVPKDQVYALKLKGISICFSMLKAVLSGNYVNFGVFRLYGDDALDNALQTFIKLLLSIPHSDLLDYPKLSQSYYSLLEVLTQDHMNFIASLEPHVVMYILSSISEGLTALDTMVCTGCCSSLDHIVTYLFKQLSRSTKKRAAPMAQESDRFLHIMQQHPEMIQQMLSTVLNIIIFEDCRNQWSMSRPLLGLILLNEKVGYFADLRNSIVNSQPPEKQQAMHLCFENLMEGIERNLLTKNRDRFTQNLSVFRREVNDSMKNSTYGVNSNDMMS, from the exons AGCCTAGCCCAGCTAGAGATCCTGTGCAAGCAGCTGTATGAGACCACAGACACCACCACCCGCCTGCAGGCTGAGAAGGCCTTGGTTGAGTTCACCAACAGTCCCGACTGCCTGAATAAATGCCAACTCCTGCTCGAGAGGGGAAGT TCATCCTACTCTCAGTTACTGGCTGCCACATGTCTCTCCAAACTGGTCTCCCGCACGAGCAACCCACTTCCTTTGGAACAGCGCATAGACATCC GGAATTATGTTCTTAACTACCTGGCGAGTCGGCCAAAGCTTGCTGCCTTTGTGACACAAGCATTGATCCAGCTCTATGCCAGAATCACCAAGCTTGGGTGGTTTGACTGCCAGAAGGAAGATTACGTCTTTAGGAATGTCATCGTAGATGTCACACGGTTCCTCCAG GACAGTGTTGAGCACTGCATCATTGGAGTAACTATTCTTTCTCAGCTTACCAATGAAATCAATCAA GCGGATACAACACATCCTCTGACTAAGCACCGGAAGATTGCGTCGTCGTTCCGGGACTCCTCGTTATTCGACATTTTCACGCTCTCCTGTAATCTCCTGAAACAG GCCTCGGGGaagaacttgaacttgaacgaTGAGAGTCAGCACGGGCTGCTCATGCAGCTGCTCAAGCTGGCCCACAATTGCCTCAACTTCGACTTCATCGGCACGTCCACGGATGAGTCCTCCGACGACCTGTGCACCGTCCAGATCCCCACCAGCTGGagatcag CTTTTTTGGACTCCTCAACCCTCCAACTGTTTTTTGATTTGTATCAttccatccctccttccctttctcctTTG GTTCTGTCATGTTTAGTTCAGATTGCATCAGTCCGGAGGTCACTCTTTAACAATGCAGAGAGGGCAAAGTTCCTCTCTCATCTAGTAGATGGCGTCAAGAGGATACTGGAAAATCCACAG agTCTTTCTGATCCAAACAATTACCATGAATTCTGTCGACTGCTGGCCAGACTAAAAAGTAACTATCAGCTTGGCGAGCTGGTAAAAGTAGAAAACTACCCTGAGGTTATAAGATTGATCGCCAATTTCACAGTCACCAGCTTACAG CACTGGGAGTTTGCCCCCAACAGCGTGCACTACCTGCTGAGCCTGTGGCAGCGGCTGGCGGCCTCTGTGCCCTACGTCAAGGCCACTGAGCCCCACATGCTGGAGACCTACACTCCAGAAGTGACCAAGGCCTACATCACCTCACGCCTCGAATCGGTGCACATCATCCTCAG GGATGGCCTGGAGGACCCACTAGATGACGCGGGCCTCGTGCAGCAGCAGCTGGACCAGCTGTCCACCATCGGCCGCTGCGAGTACGAGAAGACGTGCGCGCTGCTGGTGCAGCTCTTCGACCAGTCCGCCCAGTCCTACCAGGAGCTGCTCCAGTCCACCAACTCCAGCACGATGGACATCGCCGTTCAGGAAG gCCGACTAACTTGGCTGGTGTACATTATTGGGGCGGTGATTGGAGGCCGGGTTTCCTTTGCCAGTACAGATGAACAAGATGCAATGGATGGAGAGCTGGTTTGTCG AGTCTTGCAGTTGATGAACCTGACGGACTCGCGACTGGCACAGGCCGGCAACGAGAAACTGGAGCTGGCCATGCTCAGTTTCTTTGAGCAGTTCCGCAAAATCTACATCGGTGACCAGGTGCAGAAATCATCAAAG TTGTACCGGCGCCTCTCCGAAGTCTTGGGGCTTAATGATGAGACTATGGTACTCAGTGTGTTCATTGGGAAAAT AATTACCAATCTGAAGTACTGGGGACAGTGCGAACCGATCACCTCCAAGACACTACAGCTTCTCAACGACTTATCTATTGG GTACAGCAGTGTGAGAAAGCTGGTGAAACTCAGTGCAGTCCAGTTTATGCTGAATAACCACACA AGTGAGCACTTTTCCTTTCTGGGTGTAAACAATCAATCCAACCTCAGCGATATGAGGTGTCGGACAACCTTCTACACAGCCCTCGGTCGCCTGCTTATGGTAGATCTAG TATGTATGGTTGTGTCTGCTGTAGGGGAGGACGAGGACCAGTTCGAGCAGTTCATGCTTCCTCTAACTGCGGCGTTTGAAGCCGTCGCAGCAATGTTCAGCACTAACACTTTCAATGAACAAGAGGCCAAA AGGACATTAGTGGGACTGGTTCGAGACTTGCGAGGAATCGCCTTTGCTTTTAATGCAAAGACCTGCTTCATGATGCTATTTGACTGGAT CTACCCCTCTTACATGCCCATCCTACAGAGGGCGATAGAGCTCTGGTACCACGTCCCTGCTTGCACCACTCCAGTACTCAAGCTGATGGCTGAACTCGTCCACAACAG GTCCCAGAGATTACAGTTTGACGTGTCATCGCCTAATGGAATTCTGTTGTTCAGAGAAACGAGCAAGATGATTACGACCTACG GGAACCGTATCCTGACTCTCGGCGAGGTGCCAAAGGACCAGGTGTACGCGCTGAAGCTGAAGGGCATCTCCATCTGCTTCTCTATGCTCAAGGCCGTGCTCAGCGGCAACTACGTCAACTTTGGCGTCTTCCGTCTCTACGGCGACGACGCCCTGGACAACGCCCTGCAGACCTTCATCAAgcttctcctctccatcccaCACAGCGACCTGCTT GACTATCCGAAGCTCAGCCAGTCCTACTACTCGCTGCTGGAGGTGCTCACCCAGGACCACATGAACTTCATCGCCAGCCTGGAGCCTCATGTGGTCATGTACATCCTGTCCTCCATATCAGAGGGCCTCACTGCACTCG ATACAATGGTATGCACAGGATGTTGCTCCAGTCTAGACCACATAGTAACGTACCTGTTCAAGCAGCTCTCGCGCAGCACCAAGAAGCGAGCGGCTCCCATGGCCCAGGAGAGTGACCGCTTCCTGCACATCATGCAGCAGCACCCAGAGATGATCCAACAG ATGCTGTCAACTGTGctcaatattattatttttgaagACTGCAGGAATCAGTGGTCAATGTCACGGCCACTGCTAGGCTTGATCCTGCTCAATGAGAAGGTAGGG TATTTCGCAGACTTGAGGAACAGCATTGTGAACAGCCAGCCGCCAGAGAAACAACAGGCCATGCACTTATGCTTTGAAAACTTAATGGAGGGTATAGAACGAAACCTGCTtaccaaaaacagagacag GTTTACACAGAACCTTTCAGTATTTAGAAGAGAAGTCAACGACTCCATGAAGAATTCCACTTACGGGGTAAACAGCAACGACATGATGAGCTGA
- the xpo7 gene encoding exportin-7 isoform X3, whose protein sequence is MPLSSLAQLEILCKQLYETTDTTTRLQAEKALVEFTNSPDCLNKCQLLLERGSSSYSQLLAATCLSKLVSRTSNPLPLEQRIDIRNYVLNYLASRPKLAAFVTQALIQLYARITKLGWFDCQKEDYVFRNVIVDVTRFLQDSVEHCIIGVTILSQLTNEINQADTTHPLTKHRKIASSFRDSSLFDIFTLSCNLLKQASGKNLNLNDESQHGLLMQLLKLAHNCLNFDFIGTSTDESSDDLCTVQIPTSWRSAFLDSSTLQLFFDLYHSIPPSLSPLVLSCLVQIASVRRSLFNNAERAKFLSHLVDGVKRILENPQSLSDPNNYHEFCRLLARLKSNYQLGELVKVENYPEVIRLIANFTVTSLQHWEFAPNSVHYLLSLWQRLAASVPYVKATEPHMLETYTPEVTKAYITSRLESVHIILRDGLEDPLDDAGLVQQQLDQLSTIGRCEYEKTCALLVQLFDQSAQSYQELLQSTNSSTMDIAVQEGRLTWLVYIIGAVIGGRVSFASTDEQDAMDGELVCRVLQLMNLTDSRLAQAGNEKLELAMLSFFEQFRKIYIGDQVQKSSKLYRRLSEVLGLNDETMVLSVFIGKIITNLKYWGQCEPITSKTLQLLNDLSIGYSSVRKLVKLSAVQFMLNNHTSEHFSFLGVNNQSNLSDMRCRTTFYTALGRLLMVDLVCMVVSAVGEDEDQFEQFMLPLTAAFEAVAAMFSTNTFNEQEAKRTLVGLVRDLRGIAFAFNAKTCFMMLFDWIYPSYMPILQRAIELWYHVPACTTPVLKLMAELVHNRSQRLQFDVSSPNGILLFRETSKMITTYGNRILTLGEVPKDQVYALKLKGISICFSMLKAVLSGNYVNFGVFRLYGDDALDNALQTFIKLLLSIPHSDLLDYPKLSQSYYSLLEVLTQDHMNFIASLEPHVVMYILSSISEGLTALDTMVCTGCCSSLDHIVTYLFKQLSRSTKKRAAPMAQESDRFLHIMQQHPEMIQQMLSTVLNIIIFEDCRNQWSMSRPLLGLILLNEKVGYFADLRNSIVNSQPPEKQQAMHLCFENLMEGIERNLLTKNRDRFTQNLSVFRREVNDSMKNSTYGVNSNDMMS, encoded by the exons ATGCCTCTATCA AGCCTAGCCCAGCTAGAGATCCTGTGCAAGCAGCTGTATGAGACCACAGACACCACCACCCGCCTGCAGGCTGAGAAGGCCTTGGTTGAGTTCACCAACAGTCCCGACTGCCTGAATAAATGCCAACTCCTGCTCGAGAGGGGAAGT TCATCCTACTCTCAGTTACTGGCTGCCACATGTCTCTCCAAACTGGTCTCCCGCACGAGCAACCCACTTCCTTTGGAACAGCGCATAGACATCC GGAATTATGTTCTTAACTACCTGGCGAGTCGGCCAAAGCTTGCTGCCTTTGTGACACAAGCATTGATCCAGCTCTATGCCAGAATCACCAAGCTTGGGTGGTTTGACTGCCAGAAGGAAGATTACGTCTTTAGGAATGTCATCGTAGATGTCACACGGTTCCTCCAG GACAGTGTTGAGCACTGCATCATTGGAGTAACTATTCTTTCTCAGCTTACCAATGAAATCAATCAA GCGGATACAACACATCCTCTGACTAAGCACCGGAAGATTGCGTCGTCGTTCCGGGACTCCTCGTTATTCGACATTTTCACGCTCTCCTGTAATCTCCTGAAACAG GCCTCGGGGaagaacttgaacttgaacgaTGAGAGTCAGCACGGGCTGCTCATGCAGCTGCTCAAGCTGGCCCACAATTGCCTCAACTTCGACTTCATCGGCACGTCCACGGATGAGTCCTCCGACGACCTGTGCACCGTCCAGATCCCCACCAGCTGGagatcag CTTTTTTGGACTCCTCAACCCTCCAACTGTTTTTTGATTTGTATCAttccatccctccttccctttctcctTTG GTTCTGTCATGTTTAGTTCAGATTGCATCAGTCCGGAGGTCACTCTTTAACAATGCAGAGAGGGCAAAGTTCCTCTCTCATCTAGTAGATGGCGTCAAGAGGATACTGGAAAATCCACAG agTCTTTCTGATCCAAACAATTACCATGAATTCTGTCGACTGCTGGCCAGACTAAAAAGTAACTATCAGCTTGGCGAGCTGGTAAAAGTAGAAAACTACCCTGAGGTTATAAGATTGATCGCCAATTTCACAGTCACCAGCTTACAG CACTGGGAGTTTGCCCCCAACAGCGTGCACTACCTGCTGAGCCTGTGGCAGCGGCTGGCGGCCTCTGTGCCCTACGTCAAGGCCACTGAGCCCCACATGCTGGAGACCTACACTCCAGAAGTGACCAAGGCCTACATCACCTCACGCCTCGAATCGGTGCACATCATCCTCAG GGATGGCCTGGAGGACCCACTAGATGACGCGGGCCTCGTGCAGCAGCAGCTGGACCAGCTGTCCACCATCGGCCGCTGCGAGTACGAGAAGACGTGCGCGCTGCTGGTGCAGCTCTTCGACCAGTCCGCCCAGTCCTACCAGGAGCTGCTCCAGTCCACCAACTCCAGCACGATGGACATCGCCGTTCAGGAAG gCCGACTAACTTGGCTGGTGTACATTATTGGGGCGGTGATTGGAGGCCGGGTTTCCTTTGCCAGTACAGATGAACAAGATGCAATGGATGGAGAGCTGGTTTGTCG AGTCTTGCAGTTGATGAACCTGACGGACTCGCGACTGGCACAGGCCGGCAACGAGAAACTGGAGCTGGCCATGCTCAGTTTCTTTGAGCAGTTCCGCAAAATCTACATCGGTGACCAGGTGCAGAAATCATCAAAG TTGTACCGGCGCCTCTCCGAAGTCTTGGGGCTTAATGATGAGACTATGGTACTCAGTGTGTTCATTGGGAAAAT AATTACCAATCTGAAGTACTGGGGACAGTGCGAACCGATCACCTCCAAGACACTACAGCTTCTCAACGACTTATCTATTGG GTACAGCAGTGTGAGAAAGCTGGTGAAACTCAGTGCAGTCCAGTTTATGCTGAATAACCACACA AGTGAGCACTTTTCCTTTCTGGGTGTAAACAATCAATCCAACCTCAGCGATATGAGGTGTCGGACAACCTTCTACACAGCCCTCGGTCGCCTGCTTATGGTAGATCTAG TATGTATGGTTGTGTCTGCTGTAGGGGAGGACGAGGACCAGTTCGAGCAGTTCATGCTTCCTCTAACTGCGGCGTTTGAAGCCGTCGCAGCAATGTTCAGCACTAACACTTTCAATGAACAAGAGGCCAAA AGGACATTAGTGGGACTGGTTCGAGACTTGCGAGGAATCGCCTTTGCTTTTAATGCAAAGACCTGCTTCATGATGCTATTTGACTGGAT CTACCCCTCTTACATGCCCATCCTACAGAGGGCGATAGAGCTCTGGTACCACGTCCCTGCTTGCACCACTCCAGTACTCAAGCTGATGGCTGAACTCGTCCACAACAG GTCCCAGAGATTACAGTTTGACGTGTCATCGCCTAATGGAATTCTGTTGTTCAGAGAAACGAGCAAGATGATTACGACCTACG GGAACCGTATCCTGACTCTCGGCGAGGTGCCAAAGGACCAGGTGTACGCGCTGAAGCTGAAGGGCATCTCCATCTGCTTCTCTATGCTCAAGGCCGTGCTCAGCGGCAACTACGTCAACTTTGGCGTCTTCCGTCTCTACGGCGACGACGCCCTGGACAACGCCCTGCAGACCTTCATCAAgcttctcctctccatcccaCACAGCGACCTGCTT GACTATCCGAAGCTCAGCCAGTCCTACTACTCGCTGCTGGAGGTGCTCACCCAGGACCACATGAACTTCATCGCCAGCCTGGAGCCTCATGTGGTCATGTACATCCTGTCCTCCATATCAGAGGGCCTCACTGCACTCG ATACAATGGTATGCACAGGATGTTGCTCCAGTCTAGACCACATAGTAACGTACCTGTTCAAGCAGCTCTCGCGCAGCACCAAGAAGCGAGCGGCTCCCATGGCCCAGGAGAGTGACCGCTTCCTGCACATCATGCAGCAGCACCCAGAGATGATCCAACAG ATGCTGTCAACTGTGctcaatattattatttttgaagACTGCAGGAATCAGTGGTCAATGTCACGGCCACTGCTAGGCTTGATCCTGCTCAATGAGAAGGTAGGG TATTTCGCAGACTTGAGGAACAGCATTGTGAACAGCCAGCCGCCAGAGAAACAACAGGCCATGCACTTATGCTTTGAAAACTTAATGGAGGGTATAGAACGAAACCTGCTtaccaaaaacagagacag GTTTACACAGAACCTTTCAGTATTTAGAAGAGAAGTCAACGACTCCATGAAGAATTCCACTTACGGGGTAAACAGCAACGACATGATGAGCTGA
- the xpo7 gene encoding exportin-7 isoform X2 yields the protein MADHVQSLAQLEILCKQLYETTDTTTRLQAEKALVEFTNSPDCLNKCQLLLERGSSSYSQLLAATCLSKLVSRTSNPLPLEQRIDIRNYVLNYLASRPKLAAFVTQALIQLYARITKLGWFDCQKEDYVFRNVIVDVTRFLQDSVEHCIIGVTILSQLTNEINQADTTHPLTKHRKIASSFRDSSLFDIFTLSCNLLKQASGKNLNLNDESQHGLLMQLLKLAHNCLNFDFIGTSTDESSDDLCTVQIPTSWRSAFLDSSTLQLFFDLYHSIPPSLSPLVLSCLVQIASVRRSLFNNAERAKFLSHLVDGVKRILENPQSLSDPNNYHEFCRLLARLKSNYQLGELVKVENYPEVIRLIANFTVTSLQHWEFAPNSVHYLLSLWQRLAASVPYVKATEPHMLETYTPEVTKAYITSRLESVHIILRDGLEDPLDDAGLVQQQLDQLSTIGRCEYEKTCALLVQLFDQSAQSYQELLQSTNSSTMDIAVQEGRLTWLVYIIGAVIGGRVSFASTDEQDAMDGELVCRVLQLMNLTDSRLAQAGNEKLELAMLSFFEQFRKIYIGDQVQKSSKLYRRLSEVLGLNDETMVLSVFIGKIITNLKYWGQCEPITSKTLQLLNDLSIGYSSVRKLVKLSAVQFMLNNHTSEHFSFLGVNNQSNLSDMRCRTTFYTALGRLLMVDLVCMVVSAVGEDEDQFEQFMLPLTAAFEAVAAMFSTNTFNEQEAKRTLVGLVRDLRGIAFAFNAKTCFMMLFDWIYPSYMPILQRAIELWYHVPACTTPVLKLMAELVHNRSQRLQFDVSSPNGILLFRETSKMITTYGNRILTLGEVPKDQVYALKLKGISICFSMLKAVLSGNYVNFGVFRLYGDDALDNALQTFIKLLLSIPHSDLLDYPKLSQSYYSLLEVLTQDHMNFIASLEPHVVMYILSSISEGLTALDTMVCTGCCSSLDHIVTYLFKQLSRSTKKRAAPMAQESDRFLHIMQQHPEMIQQMLSTVLNIIIFEDCRNQWSMSRPLLGLILLNEKYFADLRNSIVNSQPPEKQQAMHLCFENLMEGIERNLLTKNRDRFTQNLSVFRREVNDSMKNSTYGVNSNDMMS from the exons AGCCTAGCCCAGCTAGAGATCCTGTGCAAGCAGCTGTATGAGACCACAGACACCACCACCCGCCTGCAGGCTGAGAAGGCCTTGGTTGAGTTCACCAACAGTCCCGACTGCCTGAATAAATGCCAACTCCTGCTCGAGAGGGGAAGT TCATCCTACTCTCAGTTACTGGCTGCCACATGTCTCTCCAAACTGGTCTCCCGCACGAGCAACCCACTTCCTTTGGAACAGCGCATAGACATCC GGAATTATGTTCTTAACTACCTGGCGAGTCGGCCAAAGCTTGCTGCCTTTGTGACACAAGCATTGATCCAGCTCTATGCCAGAATCACCAAGCTTGGGTGGTTTGACTGCCAGAAGGAAGATTACGTCTTTAGGAATGTCATCGTAGATGTCACACGGTTCCTCCAG GACAGTGTTGAGCACTGCATCATTGGAGTAACTATTCTTTCTCAGCTTACCAATGAAATCAATCAA GCGGATACAACACATCCTCTGACTAAGCACCGGAAGATTGCGTCGTCGTTCCGGGACTCCTCGTTATTCGACATTTTCACGCTCTCCTGTAATCTCCTGAAACAG GCCTCGGGGaagaacttgaacttgaacgaTGAGAGTCAGCACGGGCTGCTCATGCAGCTGCTCAAGCTGGCCCACAATTGCCTCAACTTCGACTTCATCGGCACGTCCACGGATGAGTCCTCCGACGACCTGTGCACCGTCCAGATCCCCACCAGCTGGagatcag CTTTTTTGGACTCCTCAACCCTCCAACTGTTTTTTGATTTGTATCAttccatccctccttccctttctcctTTG GTTCTGTCATGTTTAGTTCAGATTGCATCAGTCCGGAGGTCACTCTTTAACAATGCAGAGAGGGCAAAGTTCCTCTCTCATCTAGTAGATGGCGTCAAGAGGATACTGGAAAATCCACAG agTCTTTCTGATCCAAACAATTACCATGAATTCTGTCGACTGCTGGCCAGACTAAAAAGTAACTATCAGCTTGGCGAGCTGGTAAAAGTAGAAAACTACCCTGAGGTTATAAGATTGATCGCCAATTTCACAGTCACCAGCTTACAG CACTGGGAGTTTGCCCCCAACAGCGTGCACTACCTGCTGAGCCTGTGGCAGCGGCTGGCGGCCTCTGTGCCCTACGTCAAGGCCACTGAGCCCCACATGCTGGAGACCTACACTCCAGAAGTGACCAAGGCCTACATCACCTCACGCCTCGAATCGGTGCACATCATCCTCAG GGATGGCCTGGAGGACCCACTAGATGACGCGGGCCTCGTGCAGCAGCAGCTGGACCAGCTGTCCACCATCGGCCGCTGCGAGTACGAGAAGACGTGCGCGCTGCTGGTGCAGCTCTTCGACCAGTCCGCCCAGTCCTACCAGGAGCTGCTCCAGTCCACCAACTCCAGCACGATGGACATCGCCGTTCAGGAAG gCCGACTAACTTGGCTGGTGTACATTATTGGGGCGGTGATTGGAGGCCGGGTTTCCTTTGCCAGTACAGATGAACAAGATGCAATGGATGGAGAGCTGGTTTGTCG AGTCTTGCAGTTGATGAACCTGACGGACTCGCGACTGGCACAGGCCGGCAACGAGAAACTGGAGCTGGCCATGCTCAGTTTCTTTGAGCAGTTCCGCAAAATCTACATCGGTGACCAGGTGCAGAAATCATCAAAG TTGTACCGGCGCCTCTCCGAAGTCTTGGGGCTTAATGATGAGACTATGGTACTCAGTGTGTTCATTGGGAAAAT AATTACCAATCTGAAGTACTGGGGACAGTGCGAACCGATCACCTCCAAGACACTACAGCTTCTCAACGACTTATCTATTGG GTACAGCAGTGTGAGAAAGCTGGTGAAACTCAGTGCAGTCCAGTTTATGCTGAATAACCACACA AGTGAGCACTTTTCCTTTCTGGGTGTAAACAATCAATCCAACCTCAGCGATATGAGGTGTCGGACAACCTTCTACACAGCCCTCGGTCGCCTGCTTATGGTAGATCTAG TATGTATGGTTGTGTCTGCTGTAGGGGAGGACGAGGACCAGTTCGAGCAGTTCATGCTTCCTCTAACTGCGGCGTTTGAAGCCGTCGCAGCAATGTTCAGCACTAACACTTTCAATGAACAAGAGGCCAAA AGGACATTAGTGGGACTGGTTCGAGACTTGCGAGGAATCGCCTTTGCTTTTAATGCAAAGACCTGCTTCATGATGCTATTTGACTGGAT CTACCCCTCTTACATGCCCATCCTACAGAGGGCGATAGAGCTCTGGTACCACGTCCCTGCTTGCACCACTCCAGTACTCAAGCTGATGGCTGAACTCGTCCACAACAG GTCCCAGAGATTACAGTTTGACGTGTCATCGCCTAATGGAATTCTGTTGTTCAGAGAAACGAGCAAGATGATTACGACCTACG GGAACCGTATCCTGACTCTCGGCGAGGTGCCAAAGGACCAGGTGTACGCGCTGAAGCTGAAGGGCATCTCCATCTGCTTCTCTATGCTCAAGGCCGTGCTCAGCGGCAACTACGTCAACTTTGGCGTCTTCCGTCTCTACGGCGACGACGCCCTGGACAACGCCCTGCAGACCTTCATCAAgcttctcctctccatcccaCACAGCGACCTGCTT GACTATCCGAAGCTCAGCCAGTCCTACTACTCGCTGCTGGAGGTGCTCACCCAGGACCACATGAACTTCATCGCCAGCCTGGAGCCTCATGTGGTCATGTACATCCTGTCCTCCATATCAGAGGGCCTCACTGCACTCG ATACAATGGTATGCACAGGATGTTGCTCCAGTCTAGACCACATAGTAACGTACCTGTTCAAGCAGCTCTCGCGCAGCACCAAGAAGCGAGCGGCTCCCATGGCCCAGGAGAGTGACCGCTTCCTGCACATCATGCAGCAGCACCCAGAGATGATCCAACAG ATGCTGTCAACTGTGctcaatattattatttttgaagACTGCAGGAATCAGTGGTCAATGTCACGGCCACTGCTAGGCTTGATCCTGCTCAATGAGAAG TATTTCGCAGACTTGAGGAACAGCATTGTGAACAGCCAGCCGCCAGAGAAACAACAGGCCATGCACTTATGCTTTGAAAACTTAATGGAGGGTATAGAACGAAACCTGCTtaccaaaaacagagacag GTTTACACAGAACCTTTCAGTATTTAGAAGAGAAGTCAACGACTCCATGAAGAATTCCACTTACGGGGTAAACAGCAACGACATGATGAGCTGA